In Amycolatopsis jiangsuensis, the following proteins share a genomic window:
- a CDS encoding maleylpyruvate isomerase N-terminal domain-containing protein, whose amino-acid sequence MTVAPGDLDEAIECVAATLAPHTGGDWTGRAGALDWSCRTTAEHLGDTLLSYAAQVVSGPADHYVRFLATAEADASAAELLEFALTGGRLLAAAVRAAGPGARAYHPSGRSDPAGFAAMGCAELLLHGEDLAQGQETVLDPPREVCARVAARLFPEQEPAADGWDSLRWCTGRIALPGRPRRDAWRWRGEPLEDHRRTTGSATRETLEDGSGTRP is encoded by the coding sequence ATGACGGTGGCGCCTGGCGATCTGGACGAAGCGATCGAGTGCGTGGCCGCCACGCTGGCACCGCACACCGGTGGCGACTGGACCGGCCGGGCCGGTGCGCTGGACTGGAGTTGCCGGACAACCGCCGAGCACCTCGGTGACACTCTGCTGTCGTACGCCGCGCAGGTGGTCAGCGGGCCGGCCGACCACTACGTCCGGTTCCTCGCCACCGCCGAGGCGGACGCGTCGGCCGCGGAACTGCTCGAATTCGCGCTCACCGGCGGCAGGCTGCTCGCGGCGGCCGTCCGCGCCGCCGGGCCCGGTGCGCGGGCCTACCACCCGAGCGGCCGGTCCGATCCGGCCGGCTTCGCGGCCATGGGCTGCGCCGAGCTGCTGCTGCACGGCGAGGACCTGGCCCAGGGGCAGGAGACGGTGCTCGATCCGCCCCGCGAGGTGTGCGCCCGGGTCGCCGCACGGCTGTTCCCGGAGCAGGAACCGGCCGCCGACGGCTGGGACTCGCTCCGCTGGTGCACCGGCCGGATCGCGCTGCCGGGCCGTCCGCGGCGCGATGCGTGGCGGTGGCGCGGCGAACCACTGGAGGACCACCGGAGAACCACCGGATCGGCCACTCGTGAAACGCTCGAGGACGGCTCGGGAACCCGTCCGTAA
- a CDS encoding DUF427 domain-containing protein, with protein MKAITRGVVLAEAPETELVRIEGNWYFPPASLTPGVFTDSATAYTCPWKGRARYFDATLGGDRLADAGWSYPEPDAAAIRRVGADFSGYVAFDPATVTVE; from the coding sequence ATGAAGGCGATCACTCGCGGCGTCGTCCTGGCCGAAGCCCCGGAAACCGAGCTGGTGCGGATCGAAGGCAACTGGTACTTCCCGCCCGCGTCGCTGACCCCCGGTGTGTTCACCGACAGCGCGACGGCCTACACCTGCCCGTGGAAGGGCCGCGCCCGGTACTTCGACGCCACCCTCGGCGGCGACCGGCTGGCCGACGCCGGGTGGAGCTACCCCGAGCCCGACGCGGCCGCGATCCGGCGGGTGGGCGCGGACTTCTCCGGGTACGTCGCGTTCGATCCGGCAACGGTCACGGTCGAGTAG